The following DNA comes from Corynebacterium lizhenjunii.
CTGACCGGAGAAACTTGCGGAGGTATTCACGGTCGACGGCTGCGCCGTTGGTAATCTGCCAAACTCCGTACGCGGGACTCACGATGCCCGCCTCACAGAGCGTCTGAAAGTCAATGACAGCCTCGTCAATAGGGAATCCGACGACCAATTGCCCATGTTCAATGACCTTGTAATTGGACAGATCCGCTCCCGCGATACGTTTTTTAAAACGTGAATCCTGATATACGAGTCCGCGTTCTCGAGTGATCGACAAAACCGGAAACTCACCATCTTGAGCGCGGTCAGGCTTTACAGACTGAATCAGTTCCCCTAGCTTCACCATGGGCCAATCATGCTGTGTGGTGGTCATGGTTATTTGCCTTCCGTGAGCATGGCCTTCAGCTTAGCCAGGCCGGTAGCGATGTCGTGGTCGAGGGCTTCGATCTCGGCAATGATTTCTAGCGGGTCCCGGGTCTCCGTGGCCTCCAGAACAATTTCTTTGTACCGGTTCATCGACAAGTCATACCCAGCCCGCACAATCTCTTCCCGGGGCACTGTAAACGAGCACTCTGTGCGTGCCCGGTCCCGTTCGGTGGTGGTGCGCTGATGCCAGCGAGCCACCACATCCGGCAGGTTATTGAGTACTGCTTGCTCAGCACTCAGGGCCACCGGGTGGGGGTCAGCAGCACAGTTGGGGTCATCAAGATCCTGAACATGCGAAACCGGGGCAGGGCCTAAGAGGCGCGCCTCCAGCAACGGGGTGCGCTTATCATCCAACGAGTACCCATCAGCAGTGACATCATAAAACCACACCTGGTCCGTACCACCAGAATCAGTCCGGGTAAAACACACAATCGCAGTCGACACCCCGGAGTACGGTTTAAACACCCCGGAGGGTAGTTTGATGACTGCATCCAGGCGCTGATCCTCAACGAGGTGTTGGCGCAGCACTTTGTGTGCCTTGGTGGAACCAAACAGCACACCCTCCGGAACAATAACCGCAGCCCGCCCACCGGGTTTGAGTAATTGCAGGAAGCGGTGGAGAAATAACAGCTCAGTCTTCTTCGCCGTAGTAGCAGATTTCAGTGCTGGGTCAATGGCGTCTTTATCCAAGCTTCCAGCAAAAGGAGGATTAGCCAGAATAAGGTCATAGGCCCCATAGTGCTGGGCATCAAGGTGGGTGAGGGAATTTTGGTAGGCGATGGCAGGTTCATCAAAACCATGCATGAACATATTCATTGCCGCGATACGCACCATGGTTTTATCAAAATCAAACCCCGTTAGCCCCTGCTCCAGGAAAGTATCCCGGGTGGGTTTGTCAAACAACTGGTCCTGGTGGTGGGTTTTAATCCAGTCATTAGCCGCCACCAAAAACCCTGCGGTGCCACACGCGGGGTCAATAATGCGCAGGGCCGGGGTTGGGGCCATCAACGCTACTAGTAGTTCGATGATGTGGCCAGGGGTACGGAACTGCCCATTGGTACCGGAGGTAGATAGTTTGTCCAGCATGTATTCATACAAGTCGCCGGCGATGTCTTTGTTGGCGAACTCTAGGGCGTCGATAAGTTCCATCACCCGGCCTAAGGTGGCTTCTGATTCGATGTCGAAGGAGGCATTAGCCATGTGTTGTTGGAAGCCGTGCCCGCCCATGGTTTTGATAAACGGGAAGACCTCTGCAGTGATGATGGCTTTACGCCGGGCAAGGTCAGCATCCTCAATCAGGTTGCGCCAGCGTAAGTGCTGCTGGGAAGTATTAAAAATATCGGTGGTGGCGGTGGGGTCGCCCAGGTTGCGGCGGGTATCAATATAAGCCTGGCGGGTATCCAACTCCCGGATAAACAGCAGGTAGGTGAACTGCTCAATCACCGAAATCGGGTTAGAAATACCCCCGGACCAAAAGGTATCCCAGATGCGATCAACGCTGTTCTTCAATGCGCCAGTAATCATGCCCACCAGCATAAGCCGAACCCCGGACATGGAGTGGTGCGCCCAGCCTTTGCCGCTCAGAGATTTGGGCTGCCAATCGCCTCAATTCCGTGCGACAGGGGCAATTGTCCGTTATGCTGATACACATCACTTTTCGATAACACCAAGGCTAGAGGAGGTAAACCGTGACTGTTCGCATACCCGTCAACCCGGAGATCGTCCGCTGGGCTGCTGCGCGTGCTGGCGGCTCTGAGAACCTCCTTAAGCGCCATCCCCATCTCGAAAAGTGGATCGCCGGGGAGAGCCAACCCACTTTTAAGCAGCTCCAGGAGTTCTCCAACAGGGTCGACACCCCAATGGGATATTTTCTTCTCAGCGAAGTGCCTCGGCGTCAGCTTCCGATCGCGGACTTTAGGGACGGATTTGATCCCGGCGTTCGAGAAGATTCACCCGAGTTATGGGCGACGCTAAATACTTGCCAACGTCGTCAGGATTGGTACCAGGAATACGCCGAATCCATCGGCATCGAACCCGTTTGGGTGGTGGGTATTGCTGCGGATTGGAATGCACAAGAGACCGCTTCCCATATGCGCAAGACATTAAAATATGAGGTCAATGATCGGAAGGGCGACGCCAGTAGCCAACGGAGGTATCTCATCTCCCAGTTTGAGTTACTCGGAGGCTTGACCGCTTTCAACTCGATGGTTAATGACAACGTTTATCGGCCATTGAACCCAGACGAGTTTCGGGGGTTCTCTCTAGTGAGCCCTGTTGCTCCCCTGATCTTCGTCAATGCTAAGCAAACTATCAACGGTCAGCTGTTTACCTTCGCCCACGAGCTAGCGCACGTGTGGCGCGGGAAAGGGGCCTTGGGAAATGCAAAATTGAATGCGACATCCTCCAATGAAGTCGAGCAATGGTGCAACTTAGTGGCCAGCGAGTTCCTCGTTCCAGCGGTCGATCTCAAAGCCAGGTATCCAGTACATCAGTCAGAAAGCGTCCCTGAAATCCTTGAAAGCCTCGCCAAGGTCTACAAGTGTGGCACTTTGGTCGTGCTCAACGGTCTCAAGCGAAGTGGAATACTCTCCGAAAAGGAGTTTCAGGAATTATATCCGATTGAGCTTAAGCGTTTATCCGCATTGGCAAGTTCTGCCAAGGGAGATAACTCCGGCGGGAATATACAATACTCACGTGCTTTCCGACTCGGAAGAACTTTTTCCCAAGCTGTAATTCGAGAACTCGCTTCTGGGCGACTGCTTCCTACAGATGCGCTTCAGTTGACTGGGATCAAAACTTTCAAGTCATTTGACGCTTATGGTGACTACATCGAGGGACAAGTCTGATGTACCTCTTCGATGCTAACGTGTTTATTGACGCCAATAGGCGGTACTACCCACTTGACATAGCACCTTCGTTCTGGACCTGGCTGGATGAACAATGCCAAATGCAAAGAGTCGCTTCCATCAGCAGTGTGTACGATGAGCTAAAGAGAATGGAGGATTCTCTAACCTCCTGGGCCCAACGACCCCAACTACAGGGTGCCTGGTTGCCTCCAAACGCAGCCGCCATTGAAAACGCCACTGAGCTGGTGGAGTGGGCGAAAAACCCGGAAAGCTCGTTTCAAGAGCGCGCAATTGAAGAGTTTGCTGCCTCTGCGGACCTATGGCTAATTGCTCAGGCCGCGGCAGGCCAGCACACCATCGTCACGCATGAACAGTCGAGCCCTAACGCCAAGAGAAAGATTTTCATCCCTGACGCAGCTGTTCAACTTGGCGTCCCATGCGCCAACCCCTTCGACGTATTCCGACAGCTTGGCTTGCATCTTTAAAGTCTTCCATTACTCTCACGCGAGGACTCCACCAGGCAGTCGTAGAGGAAGGCCATGAGGTCGGTGGCATCGTCAGTGGCAAAGAGCTGGTCCAAGGCGCAGTTGAACTCCAGGCGGCGGGCGTGCGGGATGTTCAGCGCGCTGTAGCCAGCAGACAGCAGCATGCCGGAAGCCACAAGGCGCGCGGTGCGCTTGTTGCCGTCGAAATAGAACTGGCTACGAGTAGCCGAGCAGAAGTAAGCCAAGGCGCGCTCGACGGGGTTGGACAGGGCGTGGAGAGAGCCCAGGAGAGCCTGGTAGTCACTGTGCAGTTGCTCCGCAGCGTCAAAAGGTACATGCATGCCGGAGGTCAGGCGGACGCCGCCGCCGTCGCCGGTGACGGCGCCATCACCACGGAACATGCCAGCGTCTAGCGCCTCATTGCCCGCGACGGCCTGGTGCAATTGGTTGCTCACCTGGGCAGTGATGTCGAATTGCTCAGTGCGGACAAGATCTGCCAAGAGGTTAAACGCCTCTGAAAGGTCCAAAATCTGCTGTTGCTCAGGGAGAGACTTGCCGCCGACAGTTACACCGTCGAGCAGCGTACGAACTTCAGGCAGCGTGAAGGTATTACCCTCTAGCGCCGCAGCATTCCAGACCAAGTCAGGCAGCTGTTTGGTCAAACGGAAAAGGGCGCGTTCCGTACCTAACTTGCCGATGTCCCCATGATCCCGCACCTGCCAACTCACCCTGCTCGTGGCCTTAAGCATCGGCGCCTCCCAGGGATGGCTGATGGGCCTCTGCCAAAATGTCTATCGCCAGCTGGGTGGGGGAGACGAAGCGAAGGGCACCCTGTTTGCTGGCGTGAGCGCACTCATGGGCACCGATGGGGACCAGGCTGGTCCCTCCGCGAACTGGTTGGGGGGTTTGGCGCACGTGGGACGGCAGGCTGGGGGCGGCGGTCGCGGGGTCTTCGCACCAAATGATTGTGGAATGTGCTGTATCTGGGATAGGGATGTGGGGCTTGGCTTCCGGAGCCTCGGCCTGCTGGAGGTTGCCCTGAGCAAAGGCGCCGGAGAAGGCCCAGGTTTGGCCGGAGGCATCGGCAGACGATGCCACGGTGACCGGATTGGTGGGCAGGAAGTGCAGCGCGCCCGGGCGGCCGTAGGGGTGGGAGGCCCACGCCGCACGGGAGAGCAGGGTGCGGGGGTGGGCGGCATCGCCCCAGTCGGCGAAGCGCTGCATCCAGGCCTCGACAGCGGCAGTTGCCAGCTCAGGGCGCAGATCGTTGGCGAGGATGCGCGCGGCGGTGGCGGCATCCGCATCACTCAAGCGCTGCGCCTGGACGTTGAGCTGGTGGCCGAGAACCAGCATAATCTTGTCCATGGTGGCCAGGCTGGGCTGGGACTCGCCGCGCAGCCAAAGATGCAGGGTATTGCGCGAAACGCCGGAGCGGCGCGAGACCTCAGAGAGGCTCAAGGGCGAGTGCTGCAGCACGGAAAGAGGGTCCATGGCAGGCAAGTATAGCCTGCCGGGGCTAGGGATGTCCTAGAGGTAGTACTGGTGTACTGGGGTTAGGACAATCCCGATGATGTCGAGGCCTTCAAGCCTTCGACTAGTTGAGCCTAGTCCCAATGGCCTGCGGAGGGGGTCAGATGGGTCGCCGCAACCAGCGCGTTCCATGCACGCTTAGCGTCGCCGTTGAGGCATACCGCAGCGGTGAAGCGATCCGGACGTATGAAGACGGTCCCAACAGCATGCTGATCAAACCAATTCTTCAATGAGCCGCTAGCATCTGCGATAACCACAGTCGGATTCGACTCGTCACCCTTAGCGCAGTGCTCACGTGCCCATGGAACTTGCGTCGGGGAGACTGCACACACCAGCCGGACGTCGAGCTGCCTAAACTGTTGAAGTTGCCCAGTGTCGAACAGTCGCTGCGGGTCAATGCCCCACGAAATGATTGAGAATCCTTGACCAAGCACGTTATCGAGCTTGGCTTCGCTGTTCCCAAGGCCAACCGTTGGCTGAATGAATTGAGAGCCAACGGGGGACTGCTTCTGCAGTGCATTGCGAGCCGGAATCAGCTTTGGAATCCGGGACTGGCTGTTCTTACCGTGTGCGAATCCCGGCGCTAGACTCTCCTGGTCGACCACAGCTCCACGTCCGTATCGTGGCATAGGCTTGAAGCGCATGTCTTCGAAATAGGAGCGAACCTGAGGTAAAGAATTTGCAAGGCCGGCGGCGCGATCACGGAGAAAGGCGATGCGCCTGTCCGTGGGCTTAATAATGTTTCCCATCGCCATGGACAAGTCAACCATAGCTTTGGCATGGTCGCGACGTTCAGTTGAATAGGTGTCCAGTAAATCTGGCTTCGCCTGGCCGCTGATTACTGCCTTGAGCTTCCAGGCTAGGTTTGTTGCGTCACGGTAGCCCGAGTTAAAGCCCTGCCCCATCCACACGGGCATGAGGTGTGCAGCGTCCCCAGCGATCAACACGCGTCCTTTACGAAACTCCTTAGCGATGCGACCGTGGTGAGTAAATACCCTGCGGCGGATGATATCAAGCTGAGTGTCGTCGGGCAGGTGATCACGCAGGAGCTCTGCGACGAACTTATCGTCTTCGACGCGTTCGCTGGGCTCATCGTCAAAAAGCATGAATTCAAACCGGCGAACACCCTGAGGAAGCCCAATGGAAACATAAGGTCGGGCCGGGTCTGCGCCGAGATAGACGTTAGGGAAGCCCAAGGGATCATTATTGCAGTCGACTACCACCCAGCGCGTGGACGGAGACTTCCCCTCAAATTCGACTCCCATCCACTTTCGGGTAAACGAGCGCCCACCCTCACAACCAACCAAGTAATGGGCACGGAGCTGCTCCGTCTCTCCGCTTGAGACTTGCCCGTCTTCTCCAGAGACTCGCTCGAGAGTGGCAGTAACACCGTTTGGGTCTTGGTCAATTCCAACGAGCTTGGTGCCAAAGCGGACCTCTACATTCGGAAAGCGCGAGAGGCCCTCGAAGACTGCACGATCAACCATAGGCTGAAGGAAGCCAAATTTACGCGGCCACCCGAATGGTTCCCCTTTGGGATTATTGGTCATGATAACCTCGCCTTGGCCATTGACAATGCGCATAATGTGGTGCGGGATTGTGAACGGAACAATCTCATCTATGAGATCCATGGCTTGGACTGTCCGGAAGGACTCATCATCCATGCCGACGCCGCGCGGGTAGTCAATCAAGTCTTGCCGGGCCTCCACCAAGGTAACCTTAATCCCCTGGTTTCCAAGCAGCGTTGCTAGGGTTAGCCCCGTTGGACCCGCACCCGCGATAAGTACGTCCGTGTCGTAAGCAGTAGAGGAAGTCATGCTAAATCCTTTCTGGGCTGGGCTCTCAGTTGGCATGAGGAATGCTGAGGGATTGGCGCCCTACCTCACTGCATAATCTTCCCTGGCGTAGCGCCGCTCTCCTGCAATCCATAAAGTAACCGACGTCATAATGCGGATAATCGCCATTTCAATCCATGGCGCGATTCAAGGCAAGAGGTGTTCCACAAAGCGGAACACCACCCCGACCACCTTCCCGGAACACCCCTACCAAATACGCGCACTTGGCAAACGGCAAATTGACCCACTCCCACCTGCGTAGGCTGGAGTAGGTCAATTGGGTGTTGCAGCCCTGATCTAGGACTTAGGCGCTGGCTGCGGCAGCGTGTAGGTACATGTAACCTTAGCCAAAATGGCACCATCGATGGAAGAATGGATTTCGGTGTCGGTGACAATGACAGTCCGACCGGCACGCACGATCCGGGCCGTGGCGATGGCGTCGCCCTTCTTCTTGTTGGAGACCACATTGATGGAGGAGGCCACGGCAAGAGGGAATACTCCCTTAGGAACTTGCTGCATGGCCAGCCAGGTGCCACAGAGGTCCGCAAGGCCAAACAGTGCTGGTGCGGAGAACATACCGGCCGGTTGGATGATGGCCGGGGATAGGGGCATTCCCAGCTTGACCTCTTCAGCATTACCGGAGATGGGGTAGAGCTGTAGGGTGTCCTTGACATCGTGGACGCGGGAGTAGAACTCCTCCCAGTCTTCTAAGAAAGCCATCAGTTCAACTCCAAATCTTCTACCTCGGTGGGTTGCTGCAGCACCCAGTCAGGCTCAGCAACCATGAGAGCGATCTCTTTGCG
Coding sequences within:
- a CDS encoding HsdM family class I SAM-dependent methyltransferase, whose product is MITGALKNSVDRIWDTFWSGGISNPISVIEQFTYLLFIRELDTRQAYIDTRRNLGDPTATTDIFNTSQQHLRWRNLIEDADLARRKAIITAEVFPFIKTMGGHGFQQHMANASFDIESEATLGRVMELIDALEFANKDIAGDLYEYMLDKLSTSGTNGQFRTPGHIIELLVALMAPTPALRIIDPACGTAGFLVAANDWIKTHHQDQLFDKPTRDTFLEQGLTGFDFDKTMVRIAAMNMFMHGFDEPAIAYQNSLTHLDAQHYGAYDLILANPPFAGSLDKDAIDPALKSATTAKKTELLFLHRFLQLLKPGGRAAVIVPEGVLFGSTKAHKVLRQHLVEDQRLDAVIKLPSGVFKPYSGVSTAIVCFTRTDSGGTDQVWFYDVTADGYSLDDKRTPLLEARLLGPAPVSHVQDLDDPNCAADPHPVALSAEQAVLNNLPDVVARWHQRTTTERDRARTECSFTVPREEIVRAGYDLSMNRYKEIVLEATETRDPLEIIAEIEALDHDIATGLAKLKAMLTEGK
- a CDS encoding ImmA/IrrE family metallo-endopeptidase, with the translated sequence MTVRIPVNPEIVRWAAARAGGSENLLKRHPHLEKWIAGESQPTFKQLQEFSNRVDTPMGYFLLSEVPRRQLPIADFRDGFDPGVREDSPELWATLNTCQRRQDWYQEYAESIGIEPVWVVGIAADWNAQETASHMRKTLKYEVNDRKGDASSQRRYLISQFELLGGLTAFNSMVNDNVYRPLNPDEFRGFSLVSPVAPLIFVNAKQTINGQLFTFAHELAHVWRGKGALGNAKLNATSSNEVEQWCNLVASEFLVPAVDLKARYPVHQSESVPEILESLAKVYKCGTLVVLNGLKRSGILSEKEFQELYPIELKRLSALASSAKGDNSGGNIQYSRAFRLGRTFSQAVIRELASGRLLPTDALQLTGIKTFKSFDAYGDYIEGQV
- a CDS encoding DUF4411 family protein; the encoded protein is MYLFDANVFIDANRRYYPLDIAPSFWTWLDEQCQMQRVASISSVYDELKRMEDSLTSWAQRPQLQGAWLPPNAAAIENATELVEWAKNPESSFQERAIEEFAASADLWLIAQAAAGQHTIVTHEQSSPNAKRKIFIPDAAVQLGVPCANPFDVFRQLGLHL
- a CDS encoding Fic family protein; translation: MLKATSRVSWQVRDHGDIGKLGTERALFRLTKQLPDLVWNAAALEGNTFTLPEVRTLLDGVTVGGKSLPEQQQILDLSEAFNLLADLVRTEQFDITAQVSNQLHQAVAGNEALDAGMFRGDGAVTGDGGGVRLTSGMHVPFDAAEQLHSDYQALLGSLHALSNPVERALAYFCSATRSQFYFDGNKRTARLVASGMLLSAGYSALNIPHARRLEFNCALDQLFATDDATDLMAFLYDCLVESSRESNGRL
- a CDS encoding helix-turn-helix domain-containing protein translates to MDPLSVLQHSPLSLSEVSRRSGVSRNTLHLWLRGESQPSLATMDKIMLVLGHQLNVQAQRLSDADAATAARILANDLRPELATAAVEAWMQRFADWGDAAHPRTLLSRAAWASHPYGRPGALHFLPTNPVTVASSADASGQTWAFSGAFAQGNLQQAEAPEAKPHIPIPDTAHSTIIWCEDPATAAPSLPSHVRQTPQPVRGGTSLVPIGAHECAHASKQGALRFVSPTQLAIDILAEAHQPSLGGADA
- a CDS encoding bifunctional 3-(3-hydroxy-phenyl)propionate/3-hydroxycinnamic acid hydroxylase, with product MTSSTAYDTDVLIAGAGPTGLTLATLLGNQGIKVTLVEARQDLIDYPRGVGMDDESFRTVQAMDLIDEIVPFTIPHHIMRIVNGQGEVIMTNNPKGEPFGWPRKFGFLQPMVDRAVFEGLSRFPNVEVRFGTKLVGIDQDPNGVTATLERVSGEDGQVSSGETEQLRAHYLVGCEGGRSFTRKWMGVEFEGKSPSTRWVVVDCNNDPLGFPNVYLGADPARPYVSIGLPQGVRRFEFMLFDDEPSERVEDDKFVAELLRDHLPDDTQLDIIRRRVFTHHGRIAKEFRKGRVLIAGDAAHLMPVWMGQGFNSGYRDATNLAWKLKAVISGQAKPDLLDTYSTERRDHAKAMVDLSMAMGNIIKPTDRRIAFLRDRAAGLANSLPQVRSYFEDMRFKPMPRYGRGAVVDQESLAPGFAHGKNSQSRIPKLIPARNALQKQSPVGSQFIQPTVGLGNSEAKLDNVLGQGFSIISWGIDPQRLFDTGQLQQFRQLDVRLVCAVSPTQVPWAREHCAKGDESNPTVVIADASGSLKNWFDQHAVGTVFIRPDRFTAAVCLNGDAKRAWNALVAATHLTPSAGHWD
- a CDS encoding PaaI family thioesterase, yielding MAFLEDWEEFYSRVHDVKDTLQLYPISGNAEEVKLGMPLSPAIIQPAGMFSAPALFGLADLCGTWLAMQQVPKGVFPLAVASSINVVSNKKKGDAIATARIVRAGRTVIVTDTEIHSSIDGAILAKVTCTYTLPQPAPKS